One Bradyrhizobium sp. CCGB12 genomic window carries:
- a CDS encoding substrate-binding domain-containing protein, with protein MKPILRQTLPLTALIAAAAVSIAASAHAEVPATCVKGVDLASLGPKSIVGQGPHGEKAASPEVLALSEADAAKIRGRHFKVGISMQTVNLDWSQLQIQGITDTLKKYGVTVTGVASAEYQVDKQIADIENTIQQHPDGIISIPVDFTATAPTYKKIAKAGIKLVLMDSIPTGLKHPEEYAAMVSADSQGNGQIAAQILASCVAQGGTIGLVNFGVDYFSTNERTKGVREWMAKNRPDIKMKQVDFTDPPKVSQIAGDFLTGNPDIKGLFAVWDQPALDTLSSMRAQGIDIPVTTVDLGLQSAIEVAKGGPLKATGSQRPYDQGVAEAMAMMNALLGKETPGWIGVQSLPVTQSNVLESYKTVFKKEPPPELVNACTKAKPACN; from the coding sequence ATGAAGCCAATCTTGCGACAAACCCTGCCGCTAACCGCACTCATCGCCGCGGCAGCCGTTTCGATCGCTGCCTCGGCCCACGCGGAAGTGCCCGCGACCTGTGTCAAGGGCGTCGATCTTGCATCGCTCGGACCGAAATCGATTGTCGGTCAAGGGCCCCACGGCGAAAAGGCCGCTTCGCCGGAGGTGCTCGCGCTTTCGGAAGCAGATGCTGCCAAGATAAGGGGTCGCCACTTCAAGGTTGGCATCTCCATGCAGACGGTCAATCTCGACTGGTCGCAGCTGCAGATCCAGGGCATCACCGACACGCTGAAGAAATACGGTGTGACGGTGACGGGCGTGGCGTCCGCCGAGTATCAGGTGGACAAGCAGATCGCCGATATCGAGAACACCATCCAGCAGCACCCGGACGGCATCATCTCGATCCCGGTCGATTTCACCGCGACCGCGCCAACCTACAAGAAGATCGCCAAGGCCGGCATCAAGCTGGTGCTGATGGATAGCATTCCGACCGGCCTGAAGCACCCCGAGGAATATGCCGCGATGGTCTCTGCGGACAGCCAGGGCAACGGCCAGATCGCAGCACAAATCCTTGCGTCCTGCGTCGCACAGGGCGGCACGATCGGACTGGTCAATTTCGGCGTCGATTACTTCAGCACCAACGAGCGGACCAAGGGCGTTCGGGAGTGGATGGCGAAGAACCGGCCGGATATCAAGATGAAGCAGGTCGATTTCACCGACCCGCCCAAGGTGTCGCAGATCGCAGGCGACTTCCTCACCGGCAATCCCGACATCAAGGGACTGTTCGCCGTTTGGGACCAACCGGCGCTGGACACGCTGAGCTCGATGCGGGCTCAAGGCATCGACATTCCCGTCACGACGGTCGACCTCGGCCTGCAATCCGCAATCGAGGTCGCCAAGGGCGGGCCGTTGAAGGCGACCGGCTCGCAGCGTCCCTATGATCAAGGCGTCGCGGAGGCGATGGCCATGATGAACGCGCTTCTCGGCAAGGAAACGCCAGGCTGGATCGGTGTGCAGTCCCTGCCGGTGACCCAGTCGAACGTGCTGGAGTCCTACAAGACGGTGTTCAAGAAGGAGCCGCCGCCGGAACTGGTCAACGCCTGCACCAAGGCGAAGCCCGCCTGCAACTGA
- a CDS encoding sugar ABC transporter ATP-binding protein, translating to MVNGISKSFGGVRALRAVNLEVRAGEVHALLGENGAGKSTLIKILSGVHALDSGAIEIAGAGVAFDSPAKSREAGIAVVYQDLSLVESLNVGDNLMLGREPRTRFGFVRKRELMAQAGAFLTQLGIPLDIKATVGSLPFAYRQMTEIAKALMGDVRLLILDEPTSSLTSDEVGILFDAIGKVTRRGVGVIYVTHRLNEVFEIAQRVTVLRDGANAGTFVTADTDMKRLVNAIVGTDRSTPVVSRAGPQATRAFNSSPVLSLSNVSNDRLRAVDLSVMKGEIHGLAGLIGSGRTEILETAFGLRPIESGTFEIDGKRWLPKSPADAIDQGIALVPEDRHVQGLVLDHSIERNVTLSRLPYFSRWGWMQQRAAIRRAETAIGKLAVKAQGASSLVRTLSGGNQQKVVFGKWNDPRPLVLLLDEPTVGVDVGAREEIYGVIRHAVSDGAGVLVVSSDLVELIELCDRISVIVNGRVARTLVRGEIDDAEELHHLLQLFQASSQDAFDKGALQELPA from the coding sequence ATGGTCAACGGCATCAGCAAGAGCTTTGGCGGCGTGCGTGCGCTGCGCGCCGTGAACCTCGAGGTCCGTGCCGGCGAGGTGCACGCGCTGCTCGGCGAGAACGGTGCCGGGAAATCCACGCTGATCAAGATACTCAGCGGCGTTCATGCCCTTGACAGCGGCGCGATCGAGATCGCGGGCGCGGGCGTGGCGTTCGACAGCCCGGCGAAGTCACGCGAAGCGGGCATCGCCGTCGTCTACCAGGATTTAAGTCTCGTTGAATCGCTCAACGTCGGCGACAATCTGATGCTCGGCCGCGAGCCGCGAACCCGCTTCGGGTTTGTCAGGAAGCGCGAGCTGATGGCGCAGGCCGGAGCGTTCCTGACGCAACTTGGCATTCCCCTCGACATCAAGGCGACGGTGGGGTCGCTGCCTTTCGCCTACCGGCAGATGACCGAGATCGCAAAGGCGCTGATGGGTGACGTGCGGCTGCTCATCCTCGATGAGCCAACGTCCTCGCTGACGTCGGACGAGGTCGGGATTCTCTTCGATGCGATCGGGAAGGTGACGCGCCGCGGTGTCGGCGTGATCTACGTCACCCATCGATTGAACGAGGTCTTCGAGATCGCGCAGCGTGTCACCGTGCTGCGCGACGGCGCCAATGCCGGTACGTTCGTCACCGCCGACACCGACATGAAGCGCCTTGTGAACGCGATTGTCGGGACGGATCGATCGACGCCGGTGGTGTCGCGGGCCGGGCCGCAGGCAACGCGCGCATTCAATTCGTCTCCGGTCCTGTCGCTGTCGAACGTCTCCAACGACCGGCTGCGCGCGGTCGACCTATCTGTCATGAAAGGTGAGATACACGGGCTCGCCGGATTGATCGGGAGCGGACGCACCGAGATTCTGGAGACCGCGTTCGGCCTCCGGCCGATCGAGAGCGGCACGTTCGAGATCGACGGGAAGCGATGGTTGCCGAAGAGCCCGGCGGACGCGATCGATCAGGGGATCGCCCTGGTGCCGGAAGATCGTCATGTGCAGGGCCTGGTCCTTGATCATTCGATCGAGCGCAACGTCACGCTGTCGCGGCTGCCCTATTTCTCGCGGTGGGGCTGGATGCAGCAACGTGCGGCTATCAGGCGCGCTGAAACCGCAATCGGCAAGCTCGCGGTGAAGGCGCAAGGGGCGTCGAGCCTGGTCAGGACGCTTTCCGGCGGCAACCAGCAGAAGGTCGTGTTCGGAAAATGGAACGATCCAAGGCCGCTTGTGCTGCTTCTTGACGAACCCACCGTCGGTGTCGACGTCGGTGCGCGCGAGGAGATCTACGGAGTGATCCGGCATGCCGTCAGCGACGGCGCCGGCGTTCTCGTCGTCTCGTCTGACCTCGTCGAGTTGATCGAGCTCTGCGACCGCATCTCCGTGATCGTCAACGGTCGCGTCGCCAGAACCCTGGTGCGCGGCGAAATCGACGATGCCGAGGAACTGCACCATCTGCTCCAGTTGTTCCAGGCATCAAGCCAGGACGCATTCGACAAAGGCGCACTTCAAGAGCTGCCAGCATGA
- a CDS encoding ABC transporter permease: protein MTDLIAPNVVATPTPSDRRRKLLQKLLRGDRPYMLYIAFVILLVVFSLSSPWFLSVENFLNIGRQTTLVSIIAVGMTFVIVARQIDLSVASTLALSGMAAALAMSHINNSWIVGAVAGLGTGALVGLLNGILTTQLSIPSFLVTLGTLSMARGLAMMVTNTKPVIITNETYFAIFGEGTFLGMPVPIAWTFAAMIVGILLLHYNVFGRRIYAVGGNPTAALYSGINTKWVTTSAFVLTGVLAGLAALVLSARSHAARPDVVQGMELDVIAAVILGGCSLFGGRGYILGTLFGSLIIGTLNNGLVLLGVSSPMQLVIKGAIIVAAVAFTKR from the coding sequence ATGACCGATCTCATCGCCCCCAACGTCGTCGCGACGCCTACGCCATCCGATCGCCGCCGCAAGCTCTTGCAAAAGCTGTTGCGCGGTGATCGACCGTACATGCTCTACATCGCCTTCGTGATCCTACTCGTCGTATTCAGCCTGTCTTCGCCGTGGTTCCTGTCGGTCGAGAATTTTCTGAACATCGGTCGGCAGACGACGCTGGTATCGATCATCGCGGTGGGCATGACCTTTGTCATCGTCGCGCGCCAGATCGATCTTTCCGTTGCATCGACACTGGCGTTGTCGGGCATGGCGGCCGCCCTGGCGATGAGCCACATCAACAACAGCTGGATCGTCGGCGCCGTGGCCGGGCTCGGAACCGGCGCGCTGGTGGGACTGCTCAACGGCATCCTGACCACACAGCTCTCGATCCCGTCCTTCCTGGTGACGCTCGGCACGCTGAGCATGGCGCGGGGACTGGCGATGATGGTGACTAACACCAAGCCGGTCATCATCACTAACGAAACCTATTTTGCGATCTTCGGCGAAGGCACGTTCTTGGGGATGCCGGTGCCGATCGCCTGGACGTTCGCGGCGATGATCGTAGGCATCCTGCTTCTGCACTACAACGTCTTCGGCCGGCGAATCTATGCCGTCGGCGGCAATCCGACTGCGGCACTCTATTCCGGCATCAACACCAAATGGGTGACGACATCGGCCTTTGTCCTCACCGGCGTTCTGGCCGGTCTTGCCGCGCTGGTGCTGTCGGCGCGATCGCATGCAGCGCGGCCCGATGTCGTGCAGGGTATGGAGCTCGACGTCATTGCGGCAGTGATCCTCGGCGGCTGCAGCCTGTTCGGTGGACGCGGCTACATCCTGGGGACGCTGTTCGGTAGCCTGATCATCGGCACGCTCAACAACGGCCTCGTGCTGCTCGGCGTCAGCTCGCCGATGCAGCTCGTGATCAAGGGCGCAATCATCGTCGCCGCCGTCGCTTTTACGAAACGCTGA